GCTTGGCGGTGGCGGCGGCGATGCGCTCCAGGCTGGCCTGCACTTCCGGGAAATAGGCCTGGGCGCAGGGCAGCAGCGCCACGCCGCGCGCCTCGCGCGCGAACAGGGGCTGCCCCACATGGTCCTCGAGGATGCGGATCTGCTGGCTGACCGCGCTGTGCGTGATGCTCAGTTCATCGGCGGCGGCCGTGAAGCTGCGCAGCCGGGCGGCCGCCTCGAATACCCGCAGCGCCTTGAGCGGCGGCAGGCTGTGACCGGCCATGTCAGGCCGCGCCCGCCCGCCGGCCTGCGCGGCGCGAGTCTGTGCTGCGATTTCCCACGGTTTCCCTTGTCGTGTCGTTATTTTTCCGGTCCACGGCCCGCTCAGTGCGGGCGCGCGTCCATGCAGCGGCATTCTAGGGGATAGCGGCGGCGCCGACCTCTTAGAAAAACTAACGCCACGCCTTAAGAAACGTCGCTGGTCGCGCCGGTTGACGCTTCCTATCATGCCGGCTATCCCTCGCAGGAATCCAACATGGCATCGATCACGGTAGACGGCATCGTCAAGACCTTCGGCGGGCAGCAGGTGCTGCGCGACCTTTCCCTGCACATCCCGGACGGCGCGTTCTATACGCTGCTGGGGCCCAGCGGCTGCGGCAAGACCACGCTGCTGCGGTGCATCGCGGGCTTTCACGCGCCCGACGGCGGCCGCCTGCTGTTCGACCAGGACGACGTGACCCGCGTGTCCGCCCACCGCCGCGACATCGGCATGGTGTTCCAGGACTACGCGCTGTTCCCGGACAAGAGCGCCTTCGACAATGTGGCCTACGGCCTGCGGGCGCGCGGCGTGGCGCGCGCCGAAATCACCCGGCGCGCCAACGAGGCGCTCGACAAGGTCGGGCTGCTGGCGCTGGCCCAGCGCTACCCGGCGCAGATGAGCGGTGGCCAGCGCCAGCGCGTGGCGCTGGCGCGCGCCCTGGTGATCCGGCCGCGCGTGCTGCTGATGGACGAGCCGCTGTCCAACCTGGACGCCAAGATGCGCCTGCAGATGCGCGATGTGATCCTGGACCTGGTGCGCGAGGCCGGCATCACCACCGTGTTCGTCACGCACGACCAGGAAGAAGCGCTGGCCATGTCCGACCGCATCGCCATCATGGACCACGGCCGCATCGCCCAGCTGGGCACGCCGGAGGAACTGTACGGCACGCCGGTCAATGCCTATGTGGCGGACTTCATCGGCTCGGCCAACGTGATCCCGGTGCCGGCCCAGGCCGTGCCGGGCCAGGCTCCGCAAGGCCTGGTGCGCTACCAGCTGTGCGGCCGCGACTTCGACGGCGTGCAGGGCGCGGGCAGCCTGGACGCGCGCGGCGTGCTGATCGCGCGGCCCGAGGAACTGGCGTTGATGGCACCCGCGCCCTACGTCCCCAACACCCTGCCCGGCAAGGTGCTGCGGCGCCAGTACCTGGGCTTCAAGACCGCCTACCGCATCGCGCTGGAGGACGGCTCGGAACTCCGCGTCGAGCTGCACGCGGGCAATATGGTCGCCCAGTTCCAGCCCGGCGAGGCCGTGCAGGTGCTGATCCCCGCCGACAGCCGGGTCGTGAACGCCTGAGGACGCGCCAGCCATGAAAATCAAATGGTGGCCCTGGGGCCTGCTGACCGCGATCAGCCTGATCCTGCTGCTGTTCTTCGTGCTGTATCCGCTGGGCGTGCTGTTCGCCAACAGCGTCACCGGCCCGGACGGCGGCTATACGCTGCAGGGCTTTCGCGCGCTGCTGGCGGACTCGCAGTACCTGGAGGCCTTCGGCAACACGCTGATCCTGGGCCTGGCCGTCACCGCCTGCACCGTGCTGGTGGGCGTGCCCTTCGCCTACATGGTGGCGCGCTACGACTTCCCGCTGAAGAACCTGGTGGCCATCCTGCCCGTGCTCACCATCGTGATTCCGGAGATCATCGTCGGCCAGTCCTGGCTGCTGCTGCTGGGCAACAACGGCCTGCTGACCAACCTGCTGGGCGACGCCGGCATCTCGCTGCCTTCGTTCTACGGCTGGACCGGCATGGTCTTCTCGATGACGCTGGTGTACTACACCTACATCTACCTGGGCGTGCTGGCCGCGTTGCGCGGCTTCGACGGACAGCTGGAGGAAGCCGGCCTGAGCCTGGGCACGCCGCCGCTGACCACCAAGCTGCGCGTGCTGGTGCCGGTGCTGCTGCCGGCCGTGCTGGTCAACGCGCTGGTGGTGTTCACGCTGGTGGTGGGCAATTTCGCGCTGGCCATGCTGCTGGGCAGCCGCGTGCCGCTGCTGTCGGTCATGACCTACAACACCTTCGTCAGCGAAATGGGCGGCAGCCCCACGCTGCAAAGCGCCATGTCGGTGGTGTCCATCGCCATCGTGGCCATCGTGCTGTTCTTCCAGAAGCGCGTGGTCGAGCGCAAGGTCTACACCATGACGCAAGGCCGCGCGCCTGCCGCCGTGCGGGTGCGCTCGTGGGCCTCGATCTTCTACACCGGCGGCGTGGGTCTGGTGATCCTGGTGTCGCTGCTGCCGCTGATCATCGTATTCGTGGCCGCCTTCACCAAGACCAGCGGGCCGGTCATGCACTGGGGCAGTTGGTCGCTGGCCAGCATGCAGCGCGCGCTGCACGGCGCGCCCGAACCCATCCTGAACTCGCTCAAGTTCGCTTCGCTGGCGACGGTGCTGGGCGTGGCCTTCGCGGTGCTGGTCAGCTACCTGACCATCAAGAAGCGCAGCGCCTACACCCAGGCGCTGGACTACATCGTGGTGCTGCCGCTGACCATCTCGGGCACGGTGCTGGGCATCGCGCTGGTGCAGACCTTCAACACCGGCTGGCTGGTGCTGGCCGGCACCTCGGCCATCATGGTGCTGTGCTACACGGTGCGGCGCCTGCCCTTCGCCGTGCGCAACGCCTCGTCGGTGCTGTTCAACATCCCCGACTCGATCGAAGAAGCCTCGATCAGCCTGGGCGTGTCGCCGCTGATGACCTTCTTCAAGGTCGTGCTGCCCGCCATGAAGGCCTCGATCATCTCGGCCGCCCTGCTGATGTGGCTGACCACGATCTCCGAACTGTCGGCGTCCATCGTGGCCTATAGCGGCGGCCTGGAAACCATGCCCATCGCCATCTTCCGGCAGGTCGACGGCGGCCGCCTGGGCATGGCCTCGGCCTATGGCGCCGCGCTGGTCACCGTGATCGTGCTGCCCATCATCGTGTCGGTGAAGGCGTTCCGCATCAAGCTCTTTTCCGGCAAATAACCCGTCCCAGGAAGACTCGTCATGCAAATCAAACACCTGCTGCAATCCGGCCTGCTGGCCGCCTCGGTCGCCTGCGGCGCCGCCCAGGCCCAGAACGTGGTGCTGTACTCGTCCAACAACACCGAGACCATCGAGACGGCGCTGGAAGCCGTCAAGAAGAAGTCGCCGTCGCTGAACGTGCAGCCGGTCACGGGCGGCACCGGCACCATGATGAAGCGCATCGAGGCCGAGGCGCAGAACCCGCGCGGCGACCTGTTCTGGAGCGGCGGCTTCGGCACGCTGGGCGCCTACCGCCAGCACCTGCAGCCGTACCG
The Achromobacter sp. AONIH1 DNA segment above includes these coding regions:
- a CDS encoding ABC transporter ATP-binding protein; the encoded protein is MASITVDGIVKTFGGQQVLRDLSLHIPDGAFYTLLGPSGCGKTTLLRCIAGFHAPDGGRLLFDQDDVTRVSAHRRDIGMVFQDYALFPDKSAFDNVAYGLRARGVARAEITRRANEALDKVGLLALAQRYPAQMSGGQRQRVALARALVIRPRVLLMDEPLSNLDAKMRLQMRDVILDLVREAGITTVFVTHDQEEALAMSDRIAIMDHGRIAQLGTPEELYGTPVNAYVADFIGSANVIPVPAQAVPGQAPQGLVRYQLCGRDFDGVQGAGSLDARGVLIARPEELALMAPAPYVPNTLPGKVLRRQYLGFKTAYRIALEDGSELRVELHAGNMVAQFQPGEAVQVLIPADSRVVNA
- a CDS encoding iron ABC transporter permease codes for the protein MKIKWWPWGLLTAISLILLLFFVLYPLGVLFANSVTGPDGGYTLQGFRALLADSQYLEAFGNTLILGLAVTACTVLVGVPFAYMVARYDFPLKNLVAILPVLTIVIPEIIVGQSWLLLLGNNGLLTNLLGDAGISLPSFYGWTGMVFSMTLVYYTYIYLGVLAALRGFDGQLEEAGLSLGTPPLTTKLRVLVPVLLPAVLVNALVVFTLVVGNFALAMLLGSRVPLLSVMTYNTFVSEMGGSPTLQSAMSVVSIAIVAIVLFFQKRVVERKVYTMTQGRAPAAVRVRSWASIFYTGGVGLVILVSLLPLIIVFVAAFTKTSGPVMHWGSWSLASMQRALHGAPEPILNSLKFASLATVLGVAFAVLVSYLTIKKRSAYTQALDYIVVLPLTISGTVLGIALVQTFNTGWLVLAGTSAIMVLCYTVRRLPFAVRNASSVLFNIPDSIEEASISLGVSPLMTFFKVVLPAMKASIISAALLMWLTTISELSASIVAYSGGLETMPIAIFRQVDGGRLGMASAYGAALVTVIVLPIIVSVKAFRIKLFSGK